The stretch of DNA GTGTTATTGATACACGTGCTATCTTTAAAATTGGTGGTTTAGGCTTAGCTTATAAAAAAGGTAAATTTTAAGTTTTAAGGTGTATTTCACTTAATACATGAACTGTCAAGACTGTGATAGAACACTGGCGTCTGAATGGGCAGCCGACGTTTAGGGGCATCGATGAAGGGCAATCGATTTACAGTCTGACACGTTTAGATGTATCCTCATGTATGAGTGATTAAGCAGCGATATCGGGAGTGGAATGACGAAACCTATATGATTCATTTAGGTTTTGCTTCTGCTCCTTTTTATATTTTGAAAGGAGTGAATGGCATGCCTTCACAACAAATAGAGACACCTGCAGTCATTGTGGCTGGGGTACCAGAACATTTAAATCAGTATTCTAAAGATGTCAAAGATGATACGACGTTTTTTGAAGCGCTCACTGAATTAAAAGCACACCAAGTCATCAACGCTAAAAAAGGTGCAGTTTCTTCAACAGCAATCTTGCTAGAGGGACAAATGCATCGCATAGTGACAGTAGGACTTGGGAATACCAATCAATTGCAAGACCATGACTACTTGCAAATATGGGGGGCGTTATTCCGATTTTTACAGCAAACAACAGTGACACAAATCAATTTCAAGGTACATACATTTTTGACGAAATCAGTTTCATCAGAAGTGATTTTTAAATTAATGGGTCTTCAAAGTGAGCAAGCCCTCTATCAATTTGATGATTATAAATCTCATAAAAAACCAGCCTTTCGTCTTCAAATGGGGGGCAATTGTGCGCAATTGGCAGACTATTCTCCATTCATTGAAGGTGGACAAAAGTTGGGACGCGCGATTAATAAGGCACGAGATTTAAGCAATATGCCACCTAATATTATGACGCCAAGTTATTTGGCTGAAACAGTGGCGCATTATTTTAAAGATACAACTGTAAAAGTTCAAGTGAAAGATGCGGATCAAATTCAACAAGAAGGATTTGGTTTAGTTCAAGCAGTCGGAAAGGGCTCTATTCACTCACCAAGGATTATCACGCTTGAATATCATGGAGATACCGATCAAGACGCGCCCTTGATTGCACTCGTCGGAAAGGGCATTACATATGATTCCGGGGGGTACTCAATTAAGTCTAAAACGGGCCTTCCGACAATGAAATTTGATATGTGTGGTGCAGCAAATGTGATAGGGATGGTGGAAGCCATTCATGCACTTAAAATTAAAGTGAATATCGTGGCGGTGATTGCAGCGGCTGAAAATATGATTGCGAATAATGCGATGAAACCTGATGATGTATTTACAGCATTGAGTGGTGAGACCGTCGAAGTCCCTAATACTGATGCGGAAGGGCGATTGGTTTTAGCGGACGCGGTGTATTATGCCAATCAGTATCAACCAACGATGATTATGGATTTTGCTACATTAACGGGGGCCGCGATCGTTGCTTTAGGTGAAGATAAGGCAGCCGTTTTTCAAGAGCGGGTGCAGCCTGACATATTAGACGCGATTTTTAAACATTCTCGAGTTTATGAAGAACCAGTGTTTGAACTGCCTATCACCGCGACAGAACGCCAAAATATTAAGGCTTCTGATGTCGCAGATTTAACAAACCATGTCAATGCACATGGTAAAGCCTTATTTGCTGCCGCCTTTATCACGCATTTTAGTGGTCAAACGCCGCATATGCATTTTGACATTGCAGGCCCTGCGACAATGAATAAGGCGTCGTATAAAGGGCCAAAAGGGCCTACAGGTTTTATGATTGCAACAATTGTGACATGGTTGAAGTCGGAATATGGTTGTAAAGCAACGCGTTGATTTCATTGTTTGTTGATTAAAGGATAGGTGAAAGGTTCACTAGATTCGTCATACACTTCTCTATACGGTTTGATACGCAAGTTCATGCAGTGTGTCATAGTATAGAGAGGTGTTTATGATGTATGAGCAAAGGATGTAGATCGGGGATAAAGAGACATTGACGGATGGGCGATGACCTGTTAGTATTGTACACGGATGCTTTAACTCGATAATGAACTAAAGGAGACTGAGAAATGAATTCAGTATTAATAGCAGTTGTGATTATGATCGTGCTCTGTTTATGTCGACTCAATGTCGTTATTAGCTTGTTTATCAGTGCACTCGTTGGTGGGTGGCTTGCAGGCCTGCCATTTGAAAAAACGATTTCTACATTTACAAATAATATCGTGGATGGTGCTGAAGTTGCGCTCAGTTATGCTTTATTAGGCGGATTTGCCGCGTTGATTTCATATAGTGGTATTACAGATTATCTCGTCAGAAAAATTATCTTTTTTATCCGTGCAGAGAATACAAAGGTGTCACGCTTAAAAGTTAAAATTTTGATGGTGACGGCGTTGTTAGCGCTCAGTATTATGAGTCAAAACGTTATTCCTGTACACATTGCGTTTATTCCAATTGTTATTCCACCGTTATTAAGTCTGTTTAACGAGTTGGAGATAGATCGTCGATTGATTGCGATGGTGATTGGTTTTGGACTTTGTTTTCCATATGTATTATTACCTTTTGGTTTTGGTCATATATTCCATGAAATTATACAAAAAGGATTTGATAAAGCCGGACACCCCATCGAATTTAATATGATTTGGAAAGCCATGTTGATTCCTGCTTCTGGCTATATAATTGGACTCATTATCGCCATGTTTTATTACCGTAAGCCCAGAACTTACCGTAAAATAGAAGCAGCAACTG from Staphylococcus lutrae encodes:
- a CDS encoding Na+/H+ antiporter family protein — translated: MNSVLIAVVIMIVLCLCRLNVVISLFISALVGGWLAGLPFEKTISTFTNNIVDGAEVALSYALLGGFAALISYSGITDYLVRKIIFFIRAENTKVSRLKVKILMVTALLALSIMSQNVIPVHIAFIPIVIPPLLSLFNELEIDRRLIAMVIGFGLCFPYVLLPFGFGHIFHEIIQKGFDKAGHPIEFNMIWKAMLIPASGYIIGLIIAMFYYRKPRTYRKIEAATEEDTTRIKPAAIIVTLVAIVVTFVVQTLFDSMIFGALAGVLVFFVSGLYSWRQLDDQFVDGIKIMAYIGCVILSANGFAGVMNQTGDIKKLVDGLTFISGQHQFVSIILMYLIGLIVTLGIGSSFATIPILAALFIPFGEAMGMSTMALIALIGTAGALGDSGSPASDSTLGPTAGLNVDGQHDHIRDTCIPNFVFYNVPLIIMGTIAALVL
- a CDS encoding M17 family metallopeptidase; this translates as MPSQQIETPAVIVAGVPEHLNQYSKDVKDDTTFFEALTELKAHQVINAKKGAVSSTAILLEGQMHRIVTVGLGNTNQLQDHDYLQIWGALFRFLQQTTVTQINFKVHTFLTKSVSSEVIFKLMGLQSEQALYQFDDYKSHKKPAFRLQMGGNCAQLADYSPFIEGGQKLGRAINKARDLSNMPPNIMTPSYLAETVAHYFKDTTVKVQVKDADQIQQEGFGLVQAVGKGSIHSPRIITLEYHGDTDQDAPLIALVGKGITYDSGGYSIKSKTGLPTMKFDMCGAANVIGMVEAIHALKIKVNIVAVIAAAENMIANNAMKPDDVFTALSGETVEVPNTDAEGRLVLADAVYYANQYQPTMIMDFATLTGAAIVALGEDKAAVFQERVQPDILDAIFKHSRVYEEPVFELPITATERQNIKASDVADLTNHVNAHGKALFAAAFITHFSGQTPHMHFDIAGPATMNKASYKGPKGPTGFMIATIVTWLKSEYGCKATR